Proteins co-encoded in one Phalacrocorax carbo chromosome 5, bPhaCar2.1, whole genome shotgun sequence genomic window:
- the LOC104053547 gene encoding mitochondrial chaperone BCS1 isoform X2, translating to MIDLHTGTPWESITFTALGTNREIFFSILQEARELALQQQEGRTIMYTAMGAEWRQFGFPRRRRPLSSVVLEEGVSERLVQDVKEFIDNPKWYSERGIPYRRGYLLYGPPGCGKSSFITALAGELQYSICLLSLSDHSLSDDRLNHLLSVAPQQSIILLEDVDAAFISRDLAAENPALYQGMGRLTFSGLLNALDGVASTEARIVFMTTNYVDRLDPALVRPGRVDLKQYVGHCSHWQLARMFQRFYPEQPPAAAKRFAEQALAVSEQISAAQVQGHFMLYKMDPEGAIANIRSILL from the exons ATGATTGACCTGCACACGGGGACCCCCTGGGAGTCCATCACCTTCACTGCACTGGGCACCAACAGGGAGATATTCTTTAGTATCCTCCAGGAAG CCCGGGAgctggcactgcagcagcaggaggggaggacGATCATGTACACGGCCATGGGAGCAGAGTGGCGGCAGTTTGGCTtcccccgccggcggcggcctCTCAGCTCAGTGGTGCTGGAGGAAGGTGTGTCGGAGAGGCTGGTCCAGGACGTGAAGGAGTTCATCGACAACCCCAAGTGGTACAGCGAGAGAG GAATCCCCTACCGAAGAGGCTACCTGCTGTATGGTCCTCCCGGCTGTGGGAAGAGCAGCTTCAT cacagccctggctggggagctgcagtACAGTATCTGCCTGCTGAGCCTCAGCGACCACAGCCTCTCCGATGACCGGCTCAATCACCTCCTGAGCGTGGCACCACAGCAGAGCATCATCCTGCTGGAGGATGTGGATGCTGCCTTCATCAGCCGGGACCTTGCTGCTGAGA ACCCAGCTCTGTACCAAGGCATGGGGCGCCTGACCTTCAGCGGCCTCCTCAACGCCCTGGATGGTGTGGCCTCCACGGAGGCCAGGATCGTCTTCATGACTACCAACTACGTGGACAG GCTGGATCCAGCCCTGGTGCGGCCCGGTCGTGTGGATCTCAAGCAGTACGTGGGCCATTGCTCCCACTGGCAGCTTGCCCGCATGTTCCAGCGCTTCTACCCCGAGCagcccccagctgcagccaAGCGGTTTGCGGAGCAGGCACTGGCGGTCTCTGAGCAGATCAGCGCTGCCCAAGTGCAGGGCCACTTCATGCTCTACAAGATGGACCCTGAAGGAGCCATTGCAAACATACGCTCCATCCTGCTGTGA
- the RNF25 gene encoding E3 ubiquitin-protein ligase RNF25 isoform X1 — translation MLPPSASASGAGGKMAAVGEEAEAADWALPMEAEVLESIYLEELRVVRGRGRWEPWEISITLHPATAQDQDSQYVRFTLVLSVPPQYPNKTPEISIRNPRGLSDEQIQKISQSLRSIAEARLGTEVLYELIEKGKEILTDNNIPYGQCVICLYGFQEREAFTKTQCYHYFHSHCLARYAQHMEEEILAQQEEAEQHQAPSSKQEVGVQCPVCRETLVYDLCALKAAPPPQHPLEPYRPDAKTLQHQEELRLIFKRQQQKGGIIDPEAERNRYFISLQAPPAAVSPSQGAAASEPLVSASAVGAPQPPSQALAPEPAGALEARAEPRQPERPAVPREQQSKRERHRGERPGPRGQGRQSCSSLQEPAEEACHLLHGSRGPRGFSRRPERRPGGRHSQEFPKPHNRSRAATLAERKELCAEDSSPATEAVDLKEEHCDVERWTPKEEAEAQGREKENLAFNRSDHRAAPSWQGHHRPWDCGRWERSRVQERGSYPRAPRGRGAFRPSGRREAHLLEKENGS, via the exons ATGCTCCCCCCCTCCGCTTCCGCTTCCGGGGCGGGCGGAAAGATGGCGGCGGTCGGTGAGGAGGCAGAGGCGGCGGACTG GGCGCTGCCGATGGAGGCGGAAGTGCTGGAGTCCATCTACCTGGAGGAACTGCGGGTGGTGCGGGGCCGTGGCAG GTGGGAGCCCTGGGAGATCAGTATCACCCTGCATCCCGCCACGGCCCAGGACCAGGACTCCCAGTACGTCCGCTTCACCCTGGTGCTCTCCGTGCCCCCCCAG tATCCCAACAAAACTCCGGAAATCTCAATCAGGAATCCACGGGGGCTGTCAGATGAGCAAATTCAAAA GATTTCCCAGTCCCTCAGAAGCATTGCTGAAGCCAGGCTGGGGACGGAGGTGCTCTACGAACTGATTGAG aaaggaaaggagattCTCACTGACAACAATATTCCTTATGGCCAGTGTGTGATCTGCCTCTATGGATTCCAG GAGAGAGAAGCCTTCACAAAGACCCAGTGCTACCACTACTTCCACTCCCACTGCCTGGCCCGCTATGCCCAGCACATGGAGGAGGAGATCCTCGCGCaacaggaggaggcagagcagcaccAGGCACCATCCTCCAAACAG GAAGTTGGTGTGCAGTGCCCTGTCTGCCGGGAGACCCTGGTCTACGATCTCTGTGCTCTGAAGGCAGCACcgcccccacagcacccactg GAGCCATACAGGCCAGATGCCAAAACGCTGCAACACCAAGAAGAACTGCGCTTAATTTTCAAGAGACAGCAACAGAAAGGGGGAATCATTGACCCTGAAGCAGAGAGGAACCGTTACTTCATCAGCCTTCAGGCG cctccagctgctgtcAGTCCAAGCCAAGGGGCTGCTGCCTCTGAGCCACTGGTGAGTGCAAGTGCTGTGGGTGCACCCCAGCCACCCAGCCAAGCCTTGGCTCCAGAGCCAGCTGGGGCACTGGAGGCCAGGGCAGAACCCAGGCAGCCTGAGAGGCCTGCTgtgcccagggagcagcagagcaagagggaaaGGCATAGAGGGGAAAGGCCAGGCCCCAGAGGCCAGGGCAGGCAGTCATGCAGCAGCTTGCAGGAACCAGCGGAGGAAGCCTGTCATCTGCTCCACGGCTCAAGGGGGCCCAGGGGATTCAGCCGAAGACCTGAGCGGAGACCTGGTGGGAGGCACAGCCAGGAGTTTCCAAAGCCTCACAACAGAAGCAGGGCTGCCACCTTGGCTGAAAGAAAGGAGTTGTGCGCCGAAGACTCCTCACCAgcaacagaggcagtggactTGAAAGAGGAGCACTGTGATGTGGAGAGATGGACCCCaaaggaggaggctgaggcccagggcagggagaaggagaaccTGGCATTCAACCGCAGTGACCACAGAGCAGCCCCCAGCTGGCAGGGCCACCACAGGCCCTGGGATTGCGGGAGGTGGGAGAGGTCCAGGGTCCAGGAGCGTGGTTCCTACCCCAGAGCGCCGAGAGGGCGAGGGGCTTTCAGGCCCAGTGGACGTCGAGAAGCCCATCTCCTTGAGAAGGAGAATGGCTCCTAG
- the RNF25 gene encoding E3 ubiquitin-protein ligase RNF25 isoform X2, whose translation MLPPSASASGAGGKMAAVGEEAEAADWALPMEAEVLESIYLEELRVVRGRGRWEPWEISITLHPATAQDQDSQYVRFTLVLSVPPQYPNKTPEISIRNPRGLSDEQIQKISQSLRSIAEARLGTEVLYELIEEREAFTKTQCYHYFHSHCLARYAQHMEEEILAQQEEAEQHQAPSSKQEVGVQCPVCRETLVYDLCALKAAPPPQHPLEPYRPDAKTLQHQEELRLIFKRQQQKGGIIDPEAERNRYFISLQAPPAAVSPSQGAAASEPLVSASAVGAPQPPSQALAPEPAGALEARAEPRQPERPAVPREQQSKRERHRGERPGPRGQGRQSCSSLQEPAEEACHLLHGSRGPRGFSRRPERRPGGRHSQEFPKPHNRSRAATLAERKELCAEDSSPATEAVDLKEEHCDVERWTPKEEAEAQGREKENLAFNRSDHRAAPSWQGHHRPWDCGRWERSRVQERGSYPRAPRGRGAFRPSGRREAHLLEKENGS comes from the exons ATGCTCCCCCCCTCCGCTTCCGCTTCCGGGGCGGGCGGAAAGATGGCGGCGGTCGGTGAGGAGGCAGAGGCGGCGGACTG GGCGCTGCCGATGGAGGCGGAAGTGCTGGAGTCCATCTACCTGGAGGAACTGCGGGTGGTGCGGGGCCGTGGCAG GTGGGAGCCCTGGGAGATCAGTATCACCCTGCATCCCGCCACGGCCCAGGACCAGGACTCCCAGTACGTCCGCTTCACCCTGGTGCTCTCCGTGCCCCCCCAG tATCCCAACAAAACTCCGGAAATCTCAATCAGGAATCCACGGGGGCTGTCAGATGAGCAAATTCAAAA GATTTCCCAGTCCCTCAGAAGCATTGCTGAAGCCAGGCTGGGGACGGAGGTGCTCTACGAACTGATTGAG GAGAGAGAAGCCTTCACAAAGACCCAGTGCTACCACTACTTCCACTCCCACTGCCTGGCCCGCTATGCCCAGCACATGGAGGAGGAGATCCTCGCGCaacaggaggaggcagagcagcaccAGGCACCATCCTCCAAACAG GAAGTTGGTGTGCAGTGCCCTGTCTGCCGGGAGACCCTGGTCTACGATCTCTGTGCTCTGAAGGCAGCACcgcccccacagcacccactg GAGCCATACAGGCCAGATGCCAAAACGCTGCAACACCAAGAAGAACTGCGCTTAATTTTCAAGAGACAGCAACAGAAAGGGGGAATCATTGACCCTGAAGCAGAGAGGAACCGTTACTTCATCAGCCTTCAGGCG cctccagctgctgtcAGTCCAAGCCAAGGGGCTGCTGCCTCTGAGCCACTGGTGAGTGCAAGTGCTGTGGGTGCACCCCAGCCACCCAGCCAAGCCTTGGCTCCAGAGCCAGCTGGGGCACTGGAGGCCAGGGCAGAACCCAGGCAGCCTGAGAGGCCTGCTgtgcccagggagcagcagagcaagagggaaaGGCATAGAGGGGAAAGGCCAGGCCCCAGAGGCCAGGGCAGGCAGTCATGCAGCAGCTTGCAGGAACCAGCGGAGGAAGCCTGTCATCTGCTCCACGGCTCAAGGGGGCCCAGGGGATTCAGCCGAAGACCTGAGCGGAGACCTGGTGGGAGGCACAGCCAGGAGTTTCCAAAGCCTCACAACAGAAGCAGGGCTGCCACCTTGGCTGAAAGAAAGGAGTTGTGCGCCGAAGACTCCTCACCAgcaacagaggcagtggactTGAAAGAGGAGCACTGTGATGTGGAGAGATGGACCCCaaaggaggaggctgaggcccagggcagggagaaggagaaccTGGCATTCAACCGCAGTGACCACAGAGCAGCCCCCAGCTGGCAGGGCCACCACAGGCCCTGGGATTGCGGGAGGTGGGAGAGGTCCAGGGTCCAGGAGCGTGGTTCCTACCCCAGAGCGCCGAGAGGGCGAGGGGCTTTCAGGCCCAGTGGACGTCGAGAAGCCCATCTCCTTGAGAAGGAGAATGGCTCCTAG